From bacterium:
TTAGAGAGGGAGATGTTGTTTTAGATCTAGGTTCGGGAGCGGGATTTGATTGTTTTTTAGCAGCCAAAAAAGTTGGCATATCAGGACGTGTTATTGGCGTAGAAATATCTGAGGAAATGGTAGAAAGAGCAAGATCTAACGCCAACAAATACGGATATAAAAATGTAGAGTTTAGATTGGGCGATATTGAAGAATTGCCGGTTGAGGATAATTCCATTAATATAATAATCAGTAATTGCGTTATCAATCTTGCGCCGGATAAGTCAAAAGTTTTTAATGAGGCACGCCGAGTCCTCAAAAAAGGGGGGAAAATGTATATTTCAGATATTGTATTGCTGAAAAATTTATCAAAAGAACAAAAAGGAGACAATGAATTAATAGCGGGGTGTGTGGGCGGTGCTTTATTAAAAAATGACTACTTGAAAATTATTAAAAAAGCAGGACTCAAAATAAAAGTTTTATCCGAAGATAAAGATATAAGCAAAAGACATTATCAAGGAATACCGCTTGAGAGTTTAAAAATTGAAATTCAAAAATAATAAAGAAAAACCCGCTTCTGGCGTTCTGCCTTCGGCGGAACAAAAACAAAAAATTAAACTTTGCGCCTAAAATCGGCTGGCGAGCCCTCGCAAAGGGCGAGCCAAACCTTTCCTTTTCCAACTGGCGGAGAGGGAGGGATTTGAACCCCCGTCCACCCTTTTCGGGCAGAAGCCGATTTCGAATCGGCCGCTTTCATCCACTCAGCCACCTCTCCTGTTGGTAAAAATTATTATTTTATAATTCAATAATTTGTTATAATTATACTATGAATTATCTTAATTATGGAATTATTGAGAAAGAATTCCCATGGATTTTTGAAAAACAACAACAGGCAATTATAAGTCCTGATGTAGATGGGATATTATGCGGTTTACTTATGTCAAATTACTTAGAATGGGAAATTGTTGGCTTTTACGATGGGAAAATGCTCTGTCAGACAAAAAATATAAGTATCAAAGATTGTATTTTTCTTGATATTGAAATTTTTAGAAAGGAAATAAGAAGTTGTGGTCATCATATGCTTTTATACAACAAGAACGAAGTTCCTGATAATTGGGGAAATTTCAATAAGTCAATCAATCCAAATAATTTAAGAAATTTTGATGCTCTTCATAATTTTCAAAAGAAATACCCATTAGCGACAATTCATTTTCTTTTGTGCTGTTTAAAAGAAATATTAAATAAAGAAATTAAGTTTTTAAACACCACAACTGTTCCTCTTTTATATGTTGATGGAACTTTTAAAAATTTACTTAATTACCCTGAAAATTGTAATGAATGGCTTATGTTTCTTAAAGCGAAAAAGCAAGATAGTCCAATTTACCCAATTTTTGAGATATTTTCAAGACAGAAACTTAAAGATATTATCCATTTATTACAGAGTATTTTTGAAAAGTTTGATAACATAAAAATCAATAAAAGAAGAGGAGATAAAATTTTATTAGAGAAAATTAATAATATCCCTTTATCTTTCCAAAAATATTATCCACTTTTTGAACTATTAGGTGAATATACTGGATGGGAATTTAAAAAAGAAAAGTGGAATTTAGAGGAGTTTAAAATAATTAAACTTGAGAAAAAGATAGAAAACAGCTTAACGGGTAAAAATTTTATAGAGATTATAGAAAAAAACCCAATCTCATGGGCAATTACAGCAAACAAAAGAATGGAATACACATTAGGAAATTTTGGATAATTATTTTTCAATAAATAAAGGAATAGAATACATTTCTATTCTTTTTTCGGCTAATTCACAATATTCCTTTGAAATTTCAAATCCAATAAATTTCCTACCTAACTTTATTGATGCTATTGCTGTTGTTCCACTACCCATAAATGGGTCTAACACAATGCCATTTTCAGGACAAAAACATTCTATAAAATCAACAGGTAATTTATCAGGAAAAGTTGCTGGATGTTGATGTTTTAATTTATCGCCATCTCCACAGGTTAAATATTCCCAGATAGTTCCTCTACACTTCATTTTATTTATTTTTATTTGTCTTGATTTAAGTGTTTTTCCATTTGTCAGTCGTGTTGCTCCTCCTGTCATAGTAACTCCACCCCATTTAGATGGAATTTTTAATGGCGCTTTATTAAAATATTGTGGTTTCTCCCCTTTTAAAAAAACAGGCATATATTCGTGGTCAACTCTAAATCTTTTGTTCCACCACGCTCCTTCTGCACCATATTTTTTGTATATTAAACATTCAAATAACTTAAAACCAATATTTTCACACCAGTCAATAATTGTTTTAAAAGAAGTAAGTGTTTTACTATAATTTTTTGTCTGGTCTTGAATTACCATTACAGCAATACCCCCTTCTTTAAGAACTCTGTAAATCTCCATTCCAACACTATGAAGGTCTAATTTAAATCCGTGATAATTCCTTATATTATCGTAAGGTGGAGAAGTAACTACAAGGTCAATACTTTTATCTGGAAGCAATTTCATTCCTTCTACACAATCCATACATACAACTTTATTTATAAGTTTTTCTATCATACCTTTATTATATAAAATTTTGTATCTTTCATCCACTCAGCCACCTCTCCTGTTGGTAAAAATTATTTCCTTGGACCAAAAATCCCAGTCCCAATTCTTACCATATTTGCTCCTTCTTGGATTGCTATTTCCCATGTATCTGTCATTCCCATTGATAAATACTTCATTTCTACATTTGGGAAACACTTTTCTTTTAATTTATCAAATAACTCTTTTGTCAACCTGAAATACTGTCTCATATCTTCTGGTTTTTCAACAAGTGGTCCCATAGTCATCAATCCTTTTATTCTTACATTTTCAAGAGTAGAGATTTCTTCAACAACTTTTTCAATATCTTCTGGTAAGACACCACTTTTTTGTATTTCTCTTCCACTATTTATTTCCAACAAAACTGGATAAATTATTTCTTTTCTTTTTGCGTGTTTATCTATTTCTTTTGCAAGAGAAAAATTGTCAAGTGTTTCAATCATATCAAATATCTCAATTGCTTTTTTTACTTTGTTTTTTTGTAAATGCCCTATCATATGCCATTTAACTTTTTTCCCTATAACTTTAAACTTTTCTTCTGCTTCCTGAACATAATTTTCTCCTATTATTTTTATTCCACACTCTATTGCCTCAAGTATTTCATCAACACTTCTTGATTTTGTTGCAGCAATAAGTTCAACACCGCCAGGTAATTTTCTAAAAATTTCATTTAAGTTTTCTTTAATTCCCATTGAATTCTCCTTTCTTTTATTATACAATTTTTGTAAGGAGATTATAATGTTTTCAATTGGTCTTGATTTTGGAACAAATTCTGTAAGATGTGTAATTGTGGATTGGATAAATGGACAGGTTTCAGGAGAAGCAATTTCAAATTATATTTCAGGCATTGATGGTGTAATAATTGATGAGAAAAATCCACATTTTGCAAGGCAGAATCCTTCTGATTGGTTAATTTGTCTTGAAAAAGTTATTAAAGAAGCAATAAAGAAAAGCAAAAAAGAAAATAGTTTTTCCATTGATAAAATTATAGGAATTGGTGTAGATACAACAGGAAGTACTCCTTTACCTGTTGATGAAAATTTAACTCCCCTTTGTTTTTATCCTGAATTTCAAAACAATCCAAATGCAATGGCATACCTTTGGAAAGACCATACATCAATTAATGAAAGTGAAGAAATAACACAACTTGCAAAAAAAATTAGGCCCGAATATCTAAAGAAAATAGGAGGTGTCTATTCCTCTGAATGGTTTTTTTCAAAATTACTCCATCTGGCAAGAGTTGATAAAAATGTTTTTGAAAAAATGGGGACTTTTATTGAATGCTCAGATTTTATACCTGCTGTTCTCTCTGGTATAAAAAAACCAGAAGAAGTAAAAAGGTC
This genomic window contains:
- the arsM gene encoding arsenite methyltransferase, translated to MKKDIKQIVKKYYGKIATKNTGCCSSGCGCENTATNEQIAESIGYSNQEIKSASDANLGLGCGNPTGMGQIREGDVVLDLGSGAGFDCFLAAKKVGISGRVIGVEISEEMVERARSNANKYGYKNVEFRLGDIEELPVEDNSINIIISNCVINLAPDKSKVFNEARRVLKKGGKMYISDIVLLKNLSKEQKGDNELIAGCVGGALLKNDYLKIIKKAGLKIKVLSEDKDISKRHYQGIPLESLKIEIQK
- a CDS encoding site-specific DNA-methyltransferase, which translates into the protein MDERYKILYNKGMIEKLINKVVCMDCVEGMKLLPDKSIDLVVTSPPYDNIRNYHGFKLDLHSVGMEIYRVLKEGGIAVMVIQDQTKNYSKTLTSFKTIIDWCENIGFKLFECLIYKKYGAEGAWWNKRFRVDHEYMPVFLKGEKPQYFNKAPLKIPSKWGGVTMTGGATRLTNGKTLKSRQIKINKMKCRGTIWEYLTCGDGDKLKHQHPATFPDKLPVDFIECFCPENGIVLDPFMGSGTTAIASIKLGRKFIGFEISKEYCELAEKRIEMYSIPLFIEK
- a CDS encoding YggS family pyridoxal phosphate-dependent enzyme, producing the protein MGIKENLNEIFRKLPGGVELIAATKSRSVDEILEAIECGIKIIGENYVQEAEEKFKVIGKKVKWHMIGHLQKNKVKKAIEIFDMIETLDNFSLAKEIDKHAKRKEIIYPVLLEINSGREIQKSGVLPEDIEKVVEEISTLENVRIKGLMTMGPLVEKPEDMRQYFRLTKELFDKLKEKCFPNVEMKYLSMGMTDTWEIAIQEGANMVRIGTGIFGPRK